The Plasmodium berghei ANKA genome assembly, chromosome: 8 genome has a segment encoding these proteins:
- a CDS encoding chitinase has protein sequence MNIYVSLFLIIFSTINNAYSVGLKGGTTINHPINISHTEKQYKSLSHVDALCGDSKNFVCETKYICKNGSKGEYCSEGGSGNGAENGNGNGVENGNGVENGNGAENGNGAENGNGNGVENGNGNGAENGNGNGAENGNGNGVENGNGNGNHERKSPREILEEYKKRKQGIIAGYYGSWNSQGASGKQMTHSNPHVSIIYIAFARINMNYDASKPYNGLQKFLQKKHGLEFETYGMMANEIKRIRKARPDVIIILSLGGETYMIDITKEIDYIPQIVNMVNNFDLDGVDIDWEPNGSFNNLNELAFSNYYIKLIDLIRSNISKDKLISISGSSNAALSCVSVWETFCKDEETPYNTQYLSEQMIVNPELYKASTMLSTGTFVNVFNTAKDKIDLVFIQTYNLETSNPDIMLDMYLSHLYFGKKYDITVFLGFSIEQNRGGFSPDSKNLVELVSKAIHDNNHEFNRADGVGIWHLFMKEQMPNGAYDLDGFIDNTWTHLNPGIKSPTDIVSIPNPDDCSTIEEYVQGVVIPTVGTYAKHNDAIWVTRSYSTRAPGIDRYEWNLVKVCYEKACNNEAAHYYNVDYPTGTKIIWKGEVFSIKQWHGGPPEGPYLESYEKLDEYSCPGLAEWNIKHPHKPIEVEAPYEQELDG, from the coding sequence atgaatatttatgtatccctttttttaattatattttcaacaATCAATAATGCCTATTCGGTTGGGCTTAAGGGTGGAACTACTATAAATCAtccaataaatatatcacaTACAGAGAAGCAATATAAATCCCTATCACATGTTGACGCACTCTGCGGTGATTCCAAAAACTTTGTTTGTGAAacgaaatatatttgtaaaaatggAAGCAAAGGAGAATATTGCTCTGAAGGTGGAAGTGGAAATGGTGCAGAAAATGGAAATGGGAATGGTGTAGAAAATGGAAATGGTGTAGAAAATGGAAATGGTGCAGAAAATGGAAATGGTGCAGAAAATGGAAATGGGAATGGTGTAGAAAATGGAAATGGAAATGGTGCAGAAAATGGAAATGGAAATGGTGCAGAAAATGGAAATGGGAATGGTGTAGAAAATGGAAATGGTAATGGAAACCATGAAAGAAAATCTCCAAGGGAAATTTTagaagaatataaaaaaagaaagcaAGGTATAATTGCAGGATATTATGGATCATGGAATAGCCAAGGAGCTAGCGGGAAACAAATGACTCATTCCAACCCACACGTAtctataatttatatagcTTTCGCCCGTATAAATATGAACTATGATGCTTCTAAACCATATAATGGACTTCaaaaatttttacaaaaaaagcATGGACTAGAATTTGAAACATATGGTATGATGGCTAATGAAATTAAACGTATAAGAAAAGCCCGCCCAGatgtaattataattttatcattagGAGGAGAAACATACATGATAGATATAACAAAAGAAATTGATTATATTCCTCAAATAGTAAACATGGTTAACAATTTTGATTTAGATGGTGTAGATATTGATTGGGAACCAAATGGAAGttttaacaatttaaatgaaCTCGCCTTTTCAAATTATTACATTAAATTGATTGATTTAATAAGAAGCAACATTTCTAAAGATAAGCTAATTTCCATATCTGGATCATCAAATGCAGCATTATCATGTGTATCAGTATGGGAGACATTTTGTAAAGATGAAGAAACGCCATATAATACACAGTATTTATCTGAACAAATGATCGTAAACCCTGAATTATACAAAGCATCAACCATGTTATCTACAGGAACATTTGttaatgtttttaataCAGCAAAGGATAAAATTGATCTTGTTTTTATTCAAACATATAATTTAGAAACATCAAACCCAGATATCATGCTTGATATGTATTTATCTCATTTGtattttggaaaaaaatatgatataacTGTTTTCTTAGGTTTTTCAATAGAACAAAATAGAGGTGGATTTAGTCCAGATAGCAAAAACTTAGTAGAATTAGTATCGAAAGCTATACATGACAATAATCACGAATTCAACAGAGCCGATGGTGTAGGAATTTGgcatttatttatgaaagAACAAATGCCTAATGGAGCATATGATCTAGATGGTTTTATTGATAATACATGGACCCATTTAAATCCAGGAATAAAATCCCCAACAGATATAGTTTCAATCCCTAACCCTGACGATTGTAGTACTATAGAAGAATATGTACAAGGAGTCGTTATCCCAACTGTAGGAACATATGCTAAACACAATGATGCTATATGGGTAACAAGGTCCTATTCAACACGGGCACCTGGTATCGACAGATATGAATGGAACTTAGTAAAAGTATGTTATGAAAAAGCATGTAATAATGAAGCTGCACATTATTATAACGTTGACTACCCAACAGGAACAAAGATCATTTGGAAAGGAGAAGTATTCTCTATTAAACAATGGCATGGAGGTCCACCGGAAGGCCCTTATCTTGAAtcatatgaaaaattagaCGAATACAGCTGCCCAGGATTAGCAGAATGGAATATAAAACACCCACATAAACCAATTGAAGTTGAAGCTCCATATGAGCAAGAACTTGATGgataa
- a CDS encoding centrin, putative — translation MKRFYLKASALLFMFVSFWNEIKSAKNDNNEAGVNTTSNMPKQELDEVYLEFVEYDLNRDGLIDAEEIISVLKYMKKSDFINFFTKVDLDSSGTISLNEYMIFINSN, via the exons ATGAAACGATTTTACTTAAAGGCAAGCGCCCTCTTATTTATGTTTGTATCTTTTTggaatgaaataaaatctgct aaaaatgataataatgaagCAGGGGTTAACACAACCTCTAATATGCCTAAACAGGAACTAGACGAAGTTTATCTGGAATTTGTCGAATATGATTTAAATAGAGATG gcTTAATTGACGCAGAGGAAATTATATcagttttaaaatatatgaaaaaatcagatttcataaatttttttacaaaagtCGATTTAGACTCATCAGGAACAA TTTCGcttaatgaatatatgaTATTCATAAATTCAAACTAA